In Marinobacter sp. F4206, the genomic stretch GGCATCTGGCCCGAAGCCGGCGCCGCATAACCGAAGTCAATATTCGTCTCTGTTTTCCTGAACTTACGTCCGCCCAGCAAACCGCCCTCGTGCGCAAGTCCTTCATTGCCAATGGCATTGGCCTGGTGGAACTCGGCCTGGCGTGGTTCCGAAATCCGGCCAGGCTGAACGACATCACCACGGTTCATGGCATCGAGCATTTCGAGCATGCCCTGGACCATGGCAAAGGCGTGCTTTTGCTCGGAGGCCATTACAGTACGCTGGATCTCGGAGGAAGCCTGGTGACCGAATACATCGATGCGGATGTCATGCAGCGAGACCACAACAACCCCCTGATGAATGCCGTGATGACCCGTGCCAGGGAACGACGGTACGGCACTGTACTCGGCGCCAAGGATTTACGGGGATTGTTCCGCAGCCTGAAAAAGAACCACGCCGTCTGGTATGCCACGGACCAGGATTACGGCCGCAAGGATATCGTCTTTGCGCCCTTCTTCGACATCCCGGCCGGAACCATCACGGCGACATCACGCATTGCTGAACGCAGTGGTTGCAAGGTGGTGCCATTCAGCCATGTTCGCCGGCAGGGCCGCCCCGGCTATGACATATACTTCCACCCGGCTCTGGAAAACTTTCCCAGCGGCGACGACTTGAAGGATGCGACTCTGGTTAACCGCACGATTGAACGCGAGATCCGGCGAGCGCCGGACCAGTACCTGTGGATGCATCGACGCTTCAAGACCCGGCCCAATCCGGATGATCCCGACTTCTACGGCCGGCAATAACCTGCAGCAACGGGGAGGCCGGTAACCACTGACCGGGACCTATGTCCAAAACAATTGAGCACAAGAATCCAGCACCCGTCGTGTGGCTGCTGACTGACAACAAGCCAGGGCACAGGAATCAGTTGAAAGGCCTGGGCAACCGGCTTCGTGTGCTCGCAGGCGCAAGCCTGTACTGGGTCGATGCAAATCAGGTTACCGTGCCTATCTGGCGCGCGCTGCTGGGGATGGCTCCAGATGTCGACCAGACGCTGCCAAAACCCGATCTGATCATTGCTGCGGGAACTGGCACCCATCGCCTGCTACTGTCACTGCGCAGGGTCCGGAACGCCAAGACCCTGGTACTTATGAAACCGGGCTTTCCCCTTGGCTGGGTCAGCGCTGCCATTATGCCGGCCCACGACGGCGTTCACGCCTCTTCCCGCGTTTTGCTCACCGATGGCATGATCAATACCGTTACGCCTTTGGCCCGGATTACCGACAAGCCGGAAGCGCTGGTTCTTGTTGGAGGTCCCTCCCCACATTTTGAGTGGGATAGCGATGTGCTGCTTGGACAGATCAACCACCTGATCGGGCATTACCCGACCTGGCGCTGGACCATCAGCGGTTCGCGGCGAACGCCGGAGGACCTGATGTCCAGACTGAGAGAGCTAGCGTGCCCCAGAATCACCGTGGCAGGCCCGGAAGAGACCCACCAGAATTGGCTGAGCCACCAATTGGCCGCCTCCAGAGCCGTATGGGTGAGCCCGGACAGTATGTCCATGGTTTGCGAAGCCGTCACCTCAGGCGTACCCACCGGCCTGTTCCAGCTTACGCCGCGGCCCGGGAGTCGGGTTGGCGAGGGCGTCAATCGCCTGATCCAGGAGGGGCGGATTGCCCGCTGGAGCGATCATGCCGCCGTGATGGCAGGGAAATCACTGCAGAATGATTCGCTTTGGGAAGCAGACCGGGCGGCCCGCTGGGTTATCGCGCGCGCCCTCCTCCCCGCCGCAAAGAAATCAGAATCGGGCAACAGGAGGAAAAGCACTTGAGAATTCTCCAGGCACTGCCTGCGCTATACAGTGGGGGCGTCGAACGGGGCACCGTGGAATTCGCTTCTGACCTGGTGAAACGGGGGCACGAGTCGTTCGTGGTATCCAAGGGTGGCCCGATGGCCGAGCAGCTTCGGGGGCAGGGCTCCACCCACATTTTTATGCCCATACACCGAAAGTCTCCGGCCTCATTTGCCCAGATTCTACCCATGCGAAAACTGTTGCTGGAGCTGAAGCCGGACATCGTTCACGTCCGGTCCCGCATGCCAGCATGGATCATCCACCTGGCGCTAAAGAGCATCCCAACAGACCAGCGCCCTGCGGTTGTCTCGACTTTTCACGGCATGTACTCGGTCACCCCCTACAGTGCCATCATGACCCGGGCCGATCACCTGATTGCCGTGTCACAGTGTGTCCGGGACTATATTCTGGAGAACTACCCGGTGCCAGAGGGTAAATTGACGGTGATTCAACGAGGCGTGGACCTGAATGCCTTCTGGCAGCGGGAACTCAGCCCCCAGTGGCTTCAGCGCTGGTTCCGACAGTATCCGCAACTGGCCGATCAGAAAATCATCATGATGCCGGGCCGAATATCACGCTGGAAAGGCCAGATGGACTTCCTGGCCATGATGGCGAAACTGGTCCGTCACCGGCCGGACTGCCACGGCATTATCGTCGGCGGTGCCGAACCCGGCAAAGAGCGCTTTCTGGAGCAGCTTGAGAAGGAACGCGCGCGACTGGATCTGACCGACAAGGTCAGCTTTCTTGGCCAACGCAATGACATGACTACGCTCTACCTTCTGGCTGATGTTGTGTGCCACATGAGCACCAAACCGGAGCCCTTTGGCCGCACGGTGACCGAAGCCCTCGCTTCAGGCACGCCAGTGGTGGGCTACAATCGGGGCGGGGCCGCGGAAACCCTCCAGGCCTGCTTCCGGGCCGGGCTGGTAACGCCCGACAATACTAATGAATTCGCCGAGACCGTTTTGCGGCTTCTTGATACTGAAGCGCCGATCATCGACATTCCGTATCGGTTTCAACTGGAGGCGCAGACAGAGTCAACGCTGCAAGTGTATGAGCAAGCCCTTGAGCGGCGAAAAAACCAGCAATGACCCATCAACCCAAGCTCACTGTCACCCTTTTTTTTGCAACGCCCGGAACAACCTGGGGCGGCATGGAAAAGCACACGGCCGATCTGGCCCGGGCATTGGC encodes the following:
- the lpxL gene encoding LpxL/LpxP family Kdo(2)-lipid IV(A) lauroyl/palmitoleoyl acyltransferase, which produces MKKKYRKLPRNTHYSAYLHPRWWPTWIGVALMWTIAQLPIRLQWWLGKTAGLLAWHLARSRRRITEVNIRLCFPELTSAQQTALVRKSFIANGIGLVELGLAWFRNPARLNDITTVHGIEHFEHALDHGKGVLLLGGHYSTLDLGGSLVTEYIDADVMQRDHNNPLMNAVMTRARERRYGTVLGAKDLRGLFRSLKKNHAVWYATDQDYGRKDIVFAPFFDIPAGTITATSRIAERSGCKVVPFSHVRRQGRPGYDIYFHPALENFPSGDDLKDATLVNRTIEREIRRAPDQYLWMHRRFKTRPNPDDPDFYGRQ
- a CDS encoding mitochondrial fission ELM1 family protein, with protein sequence MSKTIEHKNPAPVVWLLTDNKPGHRNQLKGLGNRLRVLAGASLYWVDANQVTVPIWRALLGMAPDVDQTLPKPDLIIAAGTGTHRLLLSLRRVRNAKTLVLMKPGFPLGWVSAAIMPAHDGVHASSRVLLTDGMINTVTPLARITDKPEALVLVGGPSPHFEWDSDVLLGQINHLIGHYPTWRWTISGSRRTPEDLMSRLRELACPRITVAGPEETHQNWLSHQLAASRAVWVSPDSMSMVCEAVTSGVPTGLFQLTPRPGSRVGEGVNRLIQEGRIARWSDHAAVMAGKSLQNDSLWEADRAARWVIARALLPAAKKSESGNRRKST
- a CDS encoding glycosyltransferase family 4 protein — encoded protein: MRILQALPALYSGGVERGTVEFASDLVKRGHESFVVSKGGPMAEQLRGQGSTHIFMPIHRKSPASFAQILPMRKLLLELKPDIVHVRSRMPAWIIHLALKSIPTDQRPAVVSTFHGMYSVTPYSAIMTRADHLIAVSQCVRDYILENYPVPEGKLTVIQRGVDLNAFWQRELSPQWLQRWFRQYPQLADQKIIMMPGRISRWKGQMDFLAMMAKLVRHRPDCHGIIVGGAEPGKERFLEQLEKERARLDLTDKVSFLGQRNDMTTLYLLADVVCHMSTKPEPFGRTVTEALASGTPVVGYNRGGAAETLQACFRAGLVTPDNTNEFAETVLRLLDTEAPIIDIPYRFQLEAQTESTLQVYEQALERRKNQQ